A genomic stretch from Chitinophaga agri includes:
- a CDS encoding DUF6686 family protein: MCSIRQLCNKNSAQISHCANCQTVYIWHNNLLLNFSPHDFQLFHETMQQQEFYDCSMMFPDGEERIIVHSPCRDISFTFTQPEWMDMKEAMNQAILLQQVYDLIR; encoded by the coding sequence ATGTGCTCAATAAGACAATTGTGTAATAAGAATAGTGCTCAGATCAGTCACTGTGCAAATTGCCAGACTGTATATATATGGCACAACAACCTGCTCCTGAACTTTTCTCCACATGACTTTCAGTTATTTCATGAGACAATGCAGCAACAGGAATTTTATGATTGTAGCATGATGTTTCCTGATGGAGAAGAAAGGATCATCGTACATTCACCCTGCAGAGATATCAGCTTCACTTTTACCCAGCCCGAATGGATGGATATGAAAGAAGCGATGAATCAAGCTATCCTGCTGCAACAGGTGTATGACCTTATCCGTTAG